ttgtcttatcactgtgaaccaccaaaaagagcctggccccctccacttgacacccacccctcacatatttgtACACGTTTatgagatcctctctcagccttctcttctccaggctaaatagatAGAGCAAGGGATCAAGTTATTCTTGGAGGTGGGAACTTTACATCTCTGGATGGTGGGAAATACATAACATCCTTTCCTGAAAAGCATGATTCCAGGAGGATTAGTATATCCTAATAACATGGAGATAGGTATCTAGGCTCAGAGTTGAGACAACAGATCGTTTTGCTTTGCATTCTTGACCTTTCTGAGGTTAATATATATGGGGGTAGTACTTCAAAGCAAGATTTTGATACTATCACAAACACACATTCAGAAGAATCTCTAAATGCATATAAGGTTGAATAGGCTCCAAAAATGTAGATAAATCAGGAGAATGTTTGTATCTGTTGCTCTGTTTGGAATTGAGAGAGTTGTTGTTACAGCCTGCCTAATGAAAATGTGAGTTGGTGTAGCTATTTTTGGCTGATCTGGACCTGCCTTCTATGGGTAAGCAGCAAGTCAATACAGATGGATCTTTTTAAGTACACATGGTTCTTTCATTTGTTTATATGTGTACCATAGCTGCAGTTGAGGTACATTAAAGAGAGTTACAAGTACTTTTCAGGCATCTCTCAATTACAGCTATGTAGGTCTTGGGCAGTAGTAGGGAAACCAGCAACCATCTGCCAGCTCATATTGTTGATGCAAAATCTAATGTCTGGAGGTGTAAGAAGTCTGGAACTTGCCTGTATGGAATTTGTTTTCTGAGAAATTTCATAGTCCAGCTGTACAAATACTGTTTACTGCATGTGCATGACAGATGGGCTATAGCAAAACAGTCTCTGCTCTGGGGGACTGTTTTCCATAGTGCCTCTAATGTAAGTTGTTACCTAGTTGTGATCAGTGTTTATGATGAGGCTGTGCAGCTGTTGAGCTTGATTTCCTAGGAGAAAGCAGTGCTCTCATGATGAAAAGTTTGTAAACAGTCAAGCACTATCCAGTTTCTGACACCCAAAGGGTGATCATGGCTCAAGGAGACACAGAAAACTGAATCAATTCCTTGAAGCACTTCATGTGCTTTGATTGCAAAACTACTTCAGGTATTTTAATACCTTCCCTAGGACATATTACTAATCTGAGCAAGTAACTGTGGAAGGGGAAACAATTACATACTTACTACCTCTAGTCCTACCTGGGAGGATTAGAATCCAAACTACTTTAAAACTTGAGAAGGGTGCAGATATTTTAGGACTTCAAAAATCATTGGCATTGTTCAGGAAACAGAACATAAAACCtgaaagacttttaaaaaatcttttatgCTTGTGAAGCATGAATCAAATAACATACTCCTCTCTGTTTCAGAATTCAGCATCTTGAAGAAGCTTAGAAAAAGTGTTTTGCCCTTTTAATATCTGATATCAAATTCTCAATTATTCTGGATTAAATTCATAATTGTTGTATGTGTTTAGAAATATAATAGAGAACATTCTTTGGATAAAATGCTCTTGTTCAtgctttctatttttgtttgtttgttttgttctggaaGAACAACTTTTCTCTGTCATTTTTCGTCACAGGTAGCTGAAGGAAAACTCAACGATCACTTTCCATTGGTGGTGTGGCAGACTGGGTCTGGAACTCAAACTAATATGAATGTCAATGAAGTCATCAGTAACAGAGCCATTGAGATAATGGGGGGCAAACTGGGGAGCAAAATCCCAGTACATCCAAATGATCACGTTAACAAAAGCCAGGTCGTTATACTCACATTTTACTTCCTTTAATATAAAAAGTATTTCTTTAATTGtggatttttaatttacttctaGCCACTGTTTAGATTTGAATTAAAAAGGGGGTTGTGTACATCTTTGGCAACGATTTTCCATGTTTTTCAGTTCAAGTGAAATTTAgtcagtgacaggatgagttTCTTAGACTAATAAGTTTTCATCTTAGGACAGAGGAATTCATGCATGATAGAGTGGGCAGAGGTTGTTTTAGTAACAACTACTGCTACTGCAGACAGTTGTGAAGAAGTTAAATAGACATCCAGTTTCTAAAGGTTGGATACTTACAATGTATCTCCATAGTGCATTACATAAAGCAtatagaaagaataaaaaatggTTGAAGTCTTGTAATTGGtaaattaaaaatccatttcttttcttcctcctccaagGATCATGGTAGgtgttttttattatatttcacTCTCAATACTTTCTTTAGATAATTTAACCAGTGACTTCCTTGTATCACTTCCTCGTATTTTGTGCTTACTCAGTATCCTGGGAATGGATTTAACATTACCAAAGGAAGACACAGATGTGTTAAAGCCACCTGCAATTGCTTTAAAATCATCCATCTATTTGTTACTTTTGTCTTACAGGTACTTTagcaagtctttttttttttttttggccccaGTGTTCTTATGAACAGTCTACTCATGTAATTAACTTTCTGTGGGTATAGTTACAAAAAGTTGACATCAATAAGGTGCTGAACTGGAGTTTAGAAGACTTGGTTATTCATGCAGATTGGCTTGTAGAACACAGCCAAGTTTCTTGCTCTTAGTTTAGTTTCTTCTTGTTTATAAATCAAAGAGAATAAAGCCATACATGTATATCTTGCAGTAAAGATAGTGAGAAAAGCTTGTAAATAAACTTCTTGAACTTCCTTCACAGAGTTCAAATGACACTTTCCCAACAGCAATGCATattgctgctgcccaggaggtcaATGAGGTGTTGTTACCTGGACTAAAGAAGCTACAGAATGCACTTGAAGCGAAATCCAAAGAGTTTTCCCAAATCATAAAAATAGGTCGCACTCATACACAAGATGCTGTTCCACTTACACTTGGACaggtaaaatataaaataaatctaTGCATTCATTTGGAAATTCTTGTAAATATTTTGGAGGAAGCTGAGGCCCAAATTAAGTTGATACCTTGAGAGGAAACTGACTGAATCTCAGTCAGAGTATTACATCTCTATCAGAGTTTGCTGGATGCTGTACTCTACTACATCAtaaattttcttaatttttttccatgtgttttACTTCTAACAGTAGTAAGATAAAATGACTTGTAAATTGTGTTCCATTACCAAATAACATAGTGTGGTATTTCTATAACAtttgaaggaaggaaggcaggttGTAAACTTACATAAGTGAGATTTTGTCAACACACAAAGCTACTAAGTATTTGGAATGAAAATATTTGATTGTGTATATGTGTGTCTTCtcatatatagatatatatatatatatatatacagagagagagagacatatGATAGCAAACCTTTGTTATTATGCTGTCAAGAATGTCAATAACCTGATAATGAATTAACTTAAACTGATCTGATAAAAATCCATGTAAAATTTGTGGTTTTCTTCCAAGAATGCACAGTTGAGTTTTTTACTCAGTAAAATTAAGTGAAGAAAGCCCAAGATATGTTTCTGTAATTGTATCATGAGAATGCTGAGTTACCTCAGATTGAGATCTTGATAAGTACATGACCAAGATAGAAGGCAAGAGAAAGATGCATTGTGACcacatttttatatatgtagGTTGTTTTTATGTGTAATTTGTTCATACTGTGAGAGCAGTGTTCTAGTATATGTCAATTTTCCCTCTTGGGGAAAACATGCTAAGATTTAGTATCTGTGTGAAGTTCAATGCCTTTGTTCTTTCAAAGAAATTAGTCCAGTCATCTTAAAAGCCCAAGTAATTCCAAGTGCTTATTCTTGGTTGTTgtctttgttcttttatttttatctccttTCTTTCAAAGGAATTTAGTGGTTACGTGCAACAGATTAAGTATGGTGTGGCTAGGATTGAATCAACCTTGCCAAGAGTGtatcagctggcagctggtgggACTGCAGTTGGTACAGGACTAAACACAAGAATTGGCTTTGCTGAGAAAGTTGCTGCTAAAGTAGCTGAACTGACAGGTGAGGAATGATAGTTCAGAGTTATCAGTAAAGCAGTATATGAAAGATGCAGTCAAATTCAAACTAAATCTTGCTGTTTCCATACTTCTCATAAGTTTCTCAAATTGTCTTTATATTTTAACATGAAATTTTCTGTTCATGTTGTACGTTATGTGCCTTATACTTAAAAGATGTTTCATGCAATGTATTTTTGTAATTATACTCAGTGCATTGGAAGTGATTGAAATTTCTTAGCAAGGCTTGTTGGAGAGAGGGATACAGTTTCGGCCTTCTATTATTAGCCCAGCTATAATGCTTCTGTCTTGATCTTGCCTCCTCTGGCTCTCAATTTACAGTGACTTGGCACAAATGAAGGGAAAATACACCTCCCAAAGCCACTATGTTTATTCATGTGAAAGAGTGAAAGCtaactgtcttttttttattttatgctgTCTTTATAGATCTCAAAACTTAATTTACAGAGCCATTTTTATCGTTGTCTGCAAACCAGATCTCTCACAGGATCAGTTTTTAAAATGCCTCCAAATGATGCACATGTCTGTCATTTAAATTCGCTAAACAATCTGAATCAACACTATTTTTTATGGGTCTATTCACTGTCTTATAGAAGGTAAAGACTCTCTTATACCCTGAGAGGGAAGTAATGAGCCATAAAAACGACAGCTGCTGAGAAACAGTGCAGGGCTTGTTTGGGTGCTTGGTGGTGTTAGGAGTTGGGCAGACTACTGAAGTTCTGCATGTTCTTACAGGAGAAGTTTATTACCAGGGGCAAAACTGAAAGTTTGGAATGCTTTCTGCAACTGAGAAGGCAGCTGTGCAATTCCAAAGCCTCTGCAAATTGGGTGGGATTTGGTGTTTGGCAGAAACTGCAGAACACAGTAGAAATTCTGCCGTTTCTCTAGCAAACGGTGTTACGTTACTCGATTCAACTGACAATGTAAGCTCAGACCAGTAGTTTTGTGGGGCAGGAGTCCAGCCCACATTCAGCATCCCTGTGCACCTCCTTAGTGTTGTCCATTACAGCTAATAAAATTCTGCTGAGACTTTTATTCCAGGGCAAAGCcctgaagaaatgtttttcattgTGGAACCAAGCCTTAAATCCCAGGTATTTAATTAATGTAAACAGAGCTGTtgcttcccctgctcctgtcctctTGCTGTTGGCAGCACTTTCAGGCATCTTTCTCAGTCTGAATCAGCTTTCACATATTCCATCTGGTTTGTTGTTCCCTTCCAGTATTGATATTTGCAtgcatattttttctttaagtagCTAATTCCATTGTGATTACTTTATCCTGCTGTTGGTGCTGCGCTGCACACCCCTCTATTTCCATAACTCAGAGAAAGCATCACAGCAGTTGACAATCTAAAGAACTAAACTGAATTTAGAGGAAGAAATACATAAGTTTGGACTAACTTGTAAGAGGCATTTCACattcacaaaatattttattgcaaAGGAGTGCTTAGTATGCAGCACAGTGTGAAGCCTTGGCATTTGTACTTTTGTTGTGAGTAGATGCTCAAATTTCATATTCTGTATTTTAGTGATTTTATTGTGTTCTTTATATTGAATATAATCTGTTTGTGAGGAAAGGTCTAGAGAAGTGAAATGATCTTACACTGTTAGTAATATGTTTTTTTTATTAAGCTAATTTTGGTTTTGATATGTGGTTTATGTCTGCAAGGAAGTGCCTCACAGGTTTAATGttttcaccacctccctctAGGTTTGCCTTTTGTTACTGCTCCAAATAAGTTTGAAGCTCTTGCGGCTCATGATGCTCTAGTTGAACTCAGTGGAGCTATGAACACAGTGGCCTGTAGTCTGATGAAAATAGCTAATGATATTCGTTTCCTGGGTTCTGGACCTCGCTCTGGACTGGGAGAGCTCATCCTGCCTGAAAATGAACCAGGAAGCAGCATCATGCCAGGTACAGAGAAAATGAACAGAGAAAAAttgcctgtttgttttggtttggaccACTAACTCCTAACAGATATGATTACCAAACACTACCACAAATGTCATTAAGTCCCTGATTGAACACTTCTGTTAGTTTTTATCTTCTGTCATAGTTTCCAAAATTTGTATTCATAAAAATAGTTACTTGCACAGGCTTTATTTACAGGCATATTTCTTAAAGCCTTCTTTTAGAATTGCTTTTTTGAAACAAGCTTAAATGATCTAAACTATGAATTATTGCAGTTTTTTTATTATAAATTGACTTCTGTCTTTACTCCCTAGCTTTAGTGTTGTGTACTTATATTTTCCCTTCTGCAATGATCCCAGTATATGGGAGGATAAGAAAAGAAGTAATATTGGTAATCATTCATTGATTCTCTCATAAAGGAATATATACATATGAAGATTGTACATCCAAAACTATTCTAAGCATGTTCTTCCTGTAtgataaataaaagaaacaggATGTGAGCATATCTGGCTTTTAAAAAAGCAGACAACCAGTGTTCTTAGTAGGATGATTTCTAGAAATGAAATCAACCATAAAACTTCATTGTTAGGAGGCCactgtatttttcttcctgacaaAGTAAACAGAGTGTACTAGAAAGCAATTCTAACAAATCAGTAATACTTTTCTTAAGTTAACTGAGATCCTGCCTGTCcgcctccctgcctgcctgtctgtcATTCTGTCTTATTTGTtaatcttttttctctcttatttattaatctttcctctcccttccacaACCAGGAAAAGTGAACCCTACCCAGTGTGAAGCTGTAACTATGGTTGCAGCCCAAGTTATGGGAAACCATGTTGCTGTTACTGTAGGAGGTAGCAATGGAcactttgaactgaatgttttTAAGCCCATGATGGTAAGTTCTTTAAGCTTTACATTTGGTGGTCTTTTTAAATCATCATTTGTATAATCAGcatgtggggaaaaaaccctcagtgACTATTTGGTCAGTACAGGTGTCTGAGAAGCTGATAAATTGTGAGAAtaaattttattctttcttatgGTAATTCCTTATTATTTTCACAGGGAACTGGCAAGCTTTTTAACATTATCTTCTGCAGATAAAGCTTTTATCTTCACAATGTGTGTCTCTCATCAGCCTGTGGAAGTAAGGAGAGAGGAGCACAGAGACAAAATTTTGTCCAGAGTCAAAAGCAATTTGTATTTTAGCTGAAAATTAAGATACTTTTATTGTTACAttattgtatttattatttagGAACTGTGTGCTTATTTCTGTTACCACTGAATACCAGTGGATTACAGGCTTTTGGCAAGTGAGTTATGTAAAATTGCAAATCATTAATCACAGACTTCAGAATTtaaattttctgccttttacaGTGTGAGCAGGATACATACTGCTGCTTCTGTATATTTAATAAAAGGTGAAGTTAATAGTGTGTTACAAATCGCCTTGTACTGAAATTCAGAAGTTTTCACATCAAGTCATAATTCTTATTTCCTTCTTCAGGctatttactttgtttttctttcttaaaaccaaaaaggaaaaatatagaggagaaactgaggcaaagaacATAAATAAAAGCACCAAATCAGAGGATTGTAGAGAACTGTGTATAAAGATGTTGAAGGAATAGCATAGATTTAGGGTGGGGATGACAGTTTAAAAATACCCTATGGTTACTTGCAGAAAATACTCAAATGctaaatagaaataaaaggaaaaaatttgaATTCTTGTTGTCTTAGATATAAGAGGCACAAAGGAAGCAGCATGTCATATTCTTTTTCTACACAGCCTGTATTGACTGATACTGCTTTTTTATTATGGTAGTTAGAAATGATTGAAAAAAAGTGGAAATTTTATAACAAGATCAGTGTTTCTCTCTTCCTTATTGCACCTGCTGAGGCTAgcgtttggggtttttttctgcacttATCTCAAC
The window above is part of the Indicator indicator isolate 239-I01 chromosome 6, UM_Iind_1.1, whole genome shotgun sequence genome. Proteins encoded here:
- the FH gene encoding fumarate hydratase, mitochondrial; amino-acid sequence: MHRSLRACRRLGCSVGLLARQPPPRAAGRWGSPPHAAMSAQEAFRIEYDTFGELKVPSDKYYGAQTVRSTMNFKIGGVSERMPVQVIRAFGILKRAAAEVNKDYGLDPKVADAIVKAANEVAEGKLNDHFPLVVWQTGSGTQTNMNVNEVISNRAIEIMGGKLGSKIPVHPNDHVNKSQSSNDTFPTAMHIAAAQEVNEVLLPGLKKLQNALEAKSKEFSQIIKIGRTHTQDAVPLTLGQEFSGYVQQIKYGVARIESTLPRVYQLAAGGTAVGTGLNTRIGFAEKVAAKVAELTGLPFVTAPNKFEALAAHDALVELSGAMNTVACSLMKIANDIRFLGSGPRSGLGELILPENEPGSSIMPGKVNPTQCEAVTMVAAQVMGNHVAVTVGGSNGHFELNVFKPMMIKNVLNSARLLGDVCVSFTDNCVVGIQANTDRINKLMSESLMLVTALNPHIGYDKAAKIAKTAHKEGTTLKEAAIKLGFLTSDQFDQWVKPKDMLGPQ